In a single window of the Entelurus aequoreus isolate RoL-2023_Sb linkage group LG16, RoL_Eaeq_v1.1, whole genome shotgun sequence genome:
- the zgc:92591 gene encoding late histone H2B.L4: MSNDISKKKGKSSGEKRAKRRVKRKETYAMYIYKVLKQVHPDTGISSRAMSIMNSFVNDLFERIATEASRLAQYNKRSTITSREVQTAVRLLLPGELAKHAVSEGTKAVTKYTSSK; the protein is encoded by the exons ATGTCTAATGACATTTCTAAGAAGAAGGGCAAAAGTTCTGGTGAAAAAAGGGCGAAGAGAAGGGTGAAGCGGAAAGAGACATACGCCATGTATATCTATAAAGTGTTGAAACAG GTTCACCCGGACACGGGCATCTCCAGCCGGGCCATGAGCATCATGAACTCCTTCGTCAACGACTTGTTCGAGAGGATCGCCACGGAGGCGTCCCGCTTGGCGCAGTACAACAAGCGCTCCACCATCACCAGCCGGGAGGTGCAGACCGCCGTGCGGCTGCTGCTGCCCGGGGAGCTGGCCAAGCACGCCGTGTCCGAGGGCACCAAAGCGGTCACCAAGTACACCAGCTCCAAGTGA